GCGAAAATCATCAGGCTCGCCTGCACGGTGTCGGTCCAGCTCACGGCCAAGAAGCCGCCGATGAAGGTGTACAGAATAGTCGCCGCCGCACCCATCCACAGCGCAGTTTCATAGCTCATGCCGAAGGTGCTTTCGAACAGACGCGCCCCCGCCACAATGCCGGACGCGCAGTAGATGGTGAAGAACAGCAGAATGACCAGCGCAGAGATAATTCGCAGCAAGCGGCTTGTATCTTCAAAACGCCCGGTGAAATAGTCCGGCAGCGTCAGGGCGTTATTGTTCACTTCGGTGTGAACACGCAGGCGTCCAGCTACCAGTTTCCAGTTAATCCATGCGCCAAGGCACAGACCAATGGCAATCCAGCTTTCAGAGATACCGGAAATGAAAATGGCGCCCGGTAGGCCCATCAACAGCCAGCCGCTCATGTCGGATGCGCCCGCAGATAATGCGGTGACGAATGGGCCCAGGCTACGGCCGCCCAGAATATAATCATCAAAGTTTTTGGTGTTACGCCAGGCGATAAACCCAATCAGGATCATGCCAAATATATAAATTAGAAACGTCACCACCATCGGTGTGCTAGTAGCCATCGAAATTCTCCAGAATAACTCTTTTTATCCCTATTACCGGAACGAAGTAATGGGTTCTTTGTTACGGGCGGAGCGTATCCTGCCGTATGCTGAATTTATTCACAAACGATTTAACACTGCATTTACAGATAAAACATCCCATCAACAGGATCAATTTCCTATAGGTTGCACTCGCTCACGCTTTTCACGGTTGCACCGCGCAAAAGTGTTAAGCACCGCATAAAACCTGGCTCTTTCCCATCCAGTCCATGCTTTTTTCAGTGTTAAAAAGATTTAACAGGTCATTGCTTTTCCTGATTGCTGGCGAAGTCACACTTAACACGGTTGCACAAAGTTGCAACATGATGGATATTTCTGTGCAACTAGAGCAGTACTTAATATTGAGGGAGTTTTTTTATGGCCAGCACCACCATGGGCGTAAAACTGGATGACGCCACGCGCGAGCGAATTAAAAGCGCGGCAACACGCATTGACCGCACCCCGCACTGGCTGATCAAACAGGCCATTTTTAATTATCTGGAAAAACTGGAAAACGACGAAGCGTTACCGGAATTGCCTGCCCTGCTGTCGGGCGCGGCGAATGAAAGCGACGAAGGCGTGGTGCAGATCGAAGAGTCTCCGCAGCCGTTCCTCGATTTTGCCGAGCAGATCCTGCCGCAGTCGGTGACTCGTTCAGCCATTACCGCCGCCTGGCGTCGGGCAGAAACCGACGCGGTACCTATGCTGCTGGAGCAGGCCCGTCTGCCGCACAGCATCGCTGAACAGGCGCATTCCCTCGCTTACCAGTTGGCCGAAAAACTGCGTAACCAGAAAACCGCCAGCGGCCGGGCCGGAATGGTGCAGAGCCTGTTGCAGGAATTCTCGCTCTCTTCTCAGGAAGGCGTGGCGCTGATGTGTCTGGCGGAAGCACTGCTGCGTATTCCTGATAAAGCCACCCGCGATGCGCTGATCCGCGACAAAATTAGCAACGGCAACTGGCATTCTCACATTGGCCGTAGCCCGTCGCTGTTCGTCAACGCCGCCACCTGGGGCCTGCTGTTCACCGGTAAGCTGGTATCGACGCACAACGAAGCCAGCCTGTCGCGCTCGCTGAACCGCATTATCGGTAAGAGCGGCGAGCCGCTGATCCGCAAAGGCGTGGATATGGCAATGCGCCTGATGGGCGAGCAGTTCGTCACCGGAGAAACCATTTCTGAAGCGCTGGCCAACGCCCGCAAGCTGGAAGACAAAGGCTTCCGCTACTCCTACGATATGCTCGGCGAAGCGGCCCTGACCGCCGCCGATGCGCAGGCGTACATGGTCTCCTACCAGCAGGCAATTCATTCAATTGGTAAAGCCTCCAACGGCCGCGGCATTTATGAAGGCCCGGGCATCTCGATTAAGCTGTCGGCGCTGCACCCCCGCTACAGCCGTGCGCAGTTCGATCGTGTGATGGACGAGCTGTATCCGCGCCTGAAATCCCTGACTCTGCTGGCCCGCCAGTATGATATCGGCATAAACATTGACGCCGAAGAAGCCGACCGCCTGGAGATCTCCCTCGATCTGCTGGAAAAACTCTGTTTTGAACCGGAGCTGGCGGGCTGGAACGGCATCGGTTTTGTCATTCAGGCTTATCAGAAACGCTGCCCGGCGGTGATTGACTATCTGACCGATCTCGCCACCCGCAGCCGTCGTCGCCTGATGATCCGTCTGGTGAAAGGCGCGTACTGGGACAGCGAAATTAAACGTGCGCAGATGGACGGCCTCGAAGGGTATCCGGTGTATACCCGCAAGGTGTATACCGACGTGTCCTACCTCGCCTGCGCCAAAAAACTGCTGGCGGTGCCGAACCTGATTTATCCGCAGTTCGCCACCCACAACGCCCATACCCTTGCGGCGATTTATCAACTGGCGGGTCAGAACTACTATCCGGGCCAGTACGAATTCCAGTGCCTGCACGGGATGGGCGAACCGCTGTACGAACAGGTGGTGGGTAAAGTGGCCGACGGGAAACTGAACCGTCCGTGCCGCATTTATGCCCCGGTGGGCACGCACGAAACGCTGCTGGCGTATCTGGTGCGTCGTCTGCTGGAAAACGGCGCGAACACCTCTTTCGTGAACCGTATCGCCGATACCACCCTGCCGCTGGATGAACTGGTCGCTGACCCGGTTTCCGCCGTCGAGAAACTGGCCCAGCAGGAAGGCCAGGCCGGTCTGCCGCATCCGAAGATCCCGCTGCCGCGCGAGCTGTACGGCGCAGGCCGCGATAACTCCGCCGGGCTGGATCTGGCCAACGAACATCGTCTGGCGTCCCTCTCTTCTTCCCTGCTCAACAGCGCGCTGCAAAAATGGCGTGCCCTGCCGATGCTGGAACAGGCGGTTGACGACGGCGATATGCAGCCGGTTATTAACCCGGCGGAGCCGAAAGATATCGTCGGCTACGTGCGTGATGCGTCCGAGCGCGAAGTGGAACAGGCCCTGACTAACGCGGTGAACAACGCGCCTATCTGGTTCGCCACGCCGCCGCACGAACGCGCCGCCATTCTTGAACGCGCCGCCGTATTAATGGAAGGCCAGATGCAACAGCTGATGGGCATCCTGGTGCGCGAAGCGGGTAAAACCTTCAGCAACGCCATCGCCGAAGTGCGTGAAGCGGTGGATTTCCTGCATTACTACGCCGGACAGGTGCGGGACGATTTCGCCAACGAAACCCATCGCCCGCTGGGCCCTGTGGTCTGTATCAGCCCGTGGAACTTCCCGCTGGCCATATTCACCGGACAAATTGCCGCGGCGCTCGCCGCCGGAAACAGCGTGCTGGCGAAACCTGCCGAGCAGACGCCGCTGATTGCCGCGCAGGGCATCAATATTCTGCTGGAAGCCGGTGTACCGCCGGGCGTGGTGCAGCTGCTGCCGGGTCGCGGTGAAACCGTCGGCGCACAGCTCACATCCGACAACCGCGTACGCGGGGTGATGTTTACGGGTTCCACCGAAGTGGCGACGCTGTTGCAGCGTAATATCGCCAGCCGCCTCGATCCGCAGGGTCGTCCGACGCCGCTTATCGCCGAAACTGGCGGGATGAACGCGATGATCGTCGATTCCTCCGCGTTAACCGAGCAAGTAGTGATTGACGTGCTGGCCTCCGCGTTCGACAGCGCCGGGCAACGCTGCTCTGCCCTGCGCGTGCTGTGTTTGCAGGACGATATTGCCGACCACACCCTGACGATGCTGAAAGGCGCGATGGCGGAATGCCGAATGGGCAACCCAGGCCGCATGACGACGGATATTGGCCCGGTGATTGATGCCGAAGCTAAAGGCAATATCGAGCGCCACATTCAGACTCTTCGCAGCAAAGGCCGCCCGGTGTTCCAGGCCGCGCGTGATAACAGTGAAGACCGTCGCGAATGGGCCACCGGCACCTTCGTGCCGCCAACGCTGATTGAGCTGGAAAGCTTCGATGAGCTGCAAAAAGAAGTGTTCGGCCCGGTGCTGCACGTGGTGCGTTACAACCGCAATAACCTGAATGCGCTGGTCGATCAGATTAATGCCTCCGGCTACGGTTTAACCCTCGGCGTGCATACCCGCATCGACGAAACCATCGCCCAGGTGACCGGCAGCGCCAACGTCGGCAACCTGTACGTGAACCGTAATATGGTGGGCGCGGTCGTCGGCGTGCAGCCGTTCGGCGGCGAAGGCTTGTCCGGTACCGGTCCGAAAGCCGGTGGGCCGATGTACCTCTATCGCCTGCTCTCCAGCCGCCCGGAAGACGCGCTGTTAACCACTCTGAACCGGCAGGATGCTGAGCGTCCGGTGGATGCTCAGCTGAAATCCCTGCTGGAACAGCCGCTGGTAGCCTTACGTGAATGGGCCAACGGTCGTCCAGAATTGAGCACGCTTTGCCATCGTTACGGTGAACTGGCCCAGGCCGGGACCCAACGTTTATTGCCTGGCCCGACCGGGGAGCGCAATACCTGGACGCTGATGCCGCGTGAACGCGTGCTGTGCCTTGCGGATAACGAGGAAGACGCGCTGGTGCAACTCGCCGCCGTTACCGCCGTCGGCAGTGAAATCCTGTGGCCGGATGAAAGCCTGCATCGCGAACTGGCAAAACAGTTGCCGAAAGCGGTCAACGATCGCATTCGCTTCGCCAAACGCGAGCAGATTGTGAGCGAGGAGTTTGACGCGGTGATTTATCACGGTGATTCAGACCAGCTGCGTGACCTCTGCCAGCAAGTGGCGGCGCGCGACGGGGCGATTATCTCGGTGCAGGGCTTTGCCCGCGGGGAAACCAATCTGCTGCTGGAACGCCTGTACGTTGAACGCTCGCTGAGCGTTAACACCGCGGCGGCAGGCGGTAACGCCAGCCTGATGACAATCGGCTAAGCTTGTGATTAATTAGTGGCCTGGCACCCCATCACCCTGTAGGCCCGGTAAGCGACAACGCCACCGGGCTTTTTTGGAGATCACACCATGAAACTGATGTTTATCGCCGCTGCCGCCCTACTAATCAGCACTTCCGTTCTGGCGGATGACTGTGAATCCGCCACCTCTCAGGCCGGGCTTAACGAGTGCGCTGGCAATGAATATAAAAAGCAGGATGATTTACTCAATCAGACCTATAAAGAGGCGATGAAACTCGCCACCGATACCCAGAAAACCCAACTCATTGCGGCGCAAAAAGCGTGGATTGCCTTTCGTGATGCCGACTGCGCGTTTTTAACCTCCGGCGCTGACGGGGCTTCCGTCGCGCCGATGGTTCATGCCCAGTGCATGACGCAAAAAACCTACGAACGCACCGAGCTACTGAAAAGCACGCTCAGCTGTGAAGAAGGCGATGTGAGCTGCGTCTTCCCGCCGCATTAACGCAGGCGGATCCCTTCAATAATCATGCGCTGCACGTTCTCCACAGTTTGCTGGAAGAACGCCTCATCACGCAGCGTTTTGCCGGTGACCGCCTCCACCTGCGTGGAAAAATCCGCGTAGTGCTGGGTGGCGGCCCAAATCATAAAGATCAGATGATTAGGGTCAATCGGGGCCAGTTTGCCCTCGCTGACCCAGGCAGAAATAATCGCCGATTTTTCATCGACCAGTGATTTCAAATCCCCGGTTAATTCCGCCATCAGCAGCGGTGCGCCCTGCAACATCTCAAGGCAAAACAGACGCGAGGCTTCCGGGTAGTCCCGCGAAACTTCAAGCTTGAGGCGGATATACTCGCCAATCGCCACCAGCGGCGTGAACTCTTCCCGAAACGCTCGCAGCGGCGCCAGCCAGATATCGAGGATATTGCGCATCACCGCCACGTACAGCGCTTCTTTCGACGGGTAGTAATAAAGCAGATTGGTTTTCGACACCCCCGCCTGTTCCGCGACTTGTTCGAGACGTGTCCCGTGAATGCCGAACTGCGAAAAGGTGTTCAGCGCCGCCGTCAGAATGGCCTCTTTTTTAGCGTTTACCGCCAGACTGCGTTTCCCGGTTTTTTTTACGGCTGCCTGAGTCATAGCGCTCTCCTTATTCCTGCGCGGTGTATTTGTTTTCTGCGTCTTGCGCCACCTGCGCTAACGCCTTTTTCTTTTTGAATTTCAGTTCGCTGACCAGCACGCCCGCGATGATAAACGCCGCGCCAAGCAGCGCCAGCACCGGTAAGCGTTCACCCGCCATGCGACCAAAGATGCCCGCCCACACCGGCTCACCGGTATAAATCACCGTCGCGCGCGTCGGGGAAACGCTGCGCTGCGCCCAGTTCATCACCACCTGAATAATGGCGCTGAAAATCCCTAAGCCCAGAGCGACCACCAGCAGGCCCGGCGAAAAGGACGGAACGGATTCCCCGGCGGGGATCATCATGGTAAATGCGACCAGCGACGCGGTGGCCAGTTGCACAACGGT
This DNA window, taken from Scandinavium goeteborgense, encodes the following:
- the putA gene encoding trifunctional transcriptional regulator/proline dehydrogenase/L-glutamate gamma-semialdehyde dehydrogenase; amino-acid sequence: MASTTMGVKLDDATRERIKSAATRIDRTPHWLIKQAIFNYLEKLENDEALPELPALLSGAANESDEGVVQIEESPQPFLDFAEQILPQSVTRSAITAAWRRAETDAVPMLLEQARLPHSIAEQAHSLAYQLAEKLRNQKTASGRAGMVQSLLQEFSLSSQEGVALMCLAEALLRIPDKATRDALIRDKISNGNWHSHIGRSPSLFVNAATWGLLFTGKLVSTHNEASLSRSLNRIIGKSGEPLIRKGVDMAMRLMGEQFVTGETISEALANARKLEDKGFRYSYDMLGEAALTAADAQAYMVSYQQAIHSIGKASNGRGIYEGPGISIKLSALHPRYSRAQFDRVMDELYPRLKSLTLLARQYDIGINIDAEEADRLEISLDLLEKLCFEPELAGWNGIGFVIQAYQKRCPAVIDYLTDLATRSRRRLMIRLVKGAYWDSEIKRAQMDGLEGYPVYTRKVYTDVSYLACAKKLLAVPNLIYPQFATHNAHTLAAIYQLAGQNYYPGQYEFQCLHGMGEPLYEQVVGKVADGKLNRPCRIYAPVGTHETLLAYLVRRLLENGANTSFVNRIADTTLPLDELVADPVSAVEKLAQQEGQAGLPHPKIPLPRELYGAGRDNSAGLDLANEHRLASLSSSLLNSALQKWRALPMLEQAVDDGDMQPVINPAEPKDIVGYVRDASEREVEQALTNAVNNAPIWFATPPHERAAILERAAVLMEGQMQQLMGILVREAGKTFSNAIAEVREAVDFLHYYAGQVRDDFANETHRPLGPVVCISPWNFPLAIFTGQIAAALAAGNSVLAKPAEQTPLIAAQGINILLEAGVPPGVVQLLPGRGETVGAQLTSDNRVRGVMFTGSTEVATLLQRNIASRLDPQGRPTPLIAETGGMNAMIVDSSALTEQVVIDVLASAFDSAGQRCSALRVLCLQDDIADHTLTMLKGAMAECRMGNPGRMTTDIGPVIDAEAKGNIERHIQTLRSKGRPVFQAARDNSEDRREWATGTFVPPTLIELESFDELQKEVFGPVLHVVRYNRNNLNALVDQINASGYGLTLGVHTRIDETIAQVTGSANVGNLYVNRNMVGAVVGVQPFGGEGLSGTGPKAGGPMYLYRLLSSRPEDALLTTLNRQDAERPVDAQLKSLLEQPLVALREWANGRPELSTLCHRYGELAQAGTQRLLPGPTGERNTWTLMPRERVLCLADNEEDALVQLAAVTAVGSEILWPDESLHRELAKQLPKAVNDRIRFAKREQIVSEEFDAVIYHGDSDQLRDLCQQVAARDGAIISVQGFARGETNLLLERLYVERSLSVNTAAAGGNASLMTIG
- a CDS encoding lysozyme inhibitor LprI family protein, which gives rise to MKLMFIAAAALLISTSVLADDCESATSQAGLNECAGNEYKKQDDLLNQTYKEAMKLATDTQKTQLIAAQKAWIAFRDADCAFLTSGADGASVAPMVHAQCMTQKTYERTELLKSTLSCEEGDVSCVFPPH
- the rutR gene encoding HTH-type transcriptional regulator RutR, with the protein product MTQAAVKKTGKRSLAVNAKKEAILTAALNTFSQFGIHGTRLEQVAEQAGVSKTNLLYYYPSKEALYVAVMRNILDIWLAPLRAFREEFTPLVAIGEYIRLKLEVSRDYPEASRLFCLEMLQGAPLLMAELTGDLKSLVDEKSAIISAWVSEGKLAPIDPNHLIFMIWAATQHYADFSTQVEAVTGKTLRDEAFFQQTVENVQRMIIEGIRLR